A window of Ranitomeya variabilis isolate aRanVar5 chromosome 2, aRanVar5.hap1, whole genome shotgun sequence contains these coding sequences:
- the LOC143808016 gene encoding deoxyribodipyrimidine photo-lyase-like: MSQKAKAPKGKRGGSESEKSGASQEDDAKTKSSAASKNQGKRKPQENKRKSKVIADASTSEAPDGDAKKRKTQEKKAVNIDGDLLEAVKKARLGVANSVSDFKFNKKRVRLVSPEADLKDDALGIVYWMSRDQRVEDNWAFLYAQRLALKQKLPLHVIFCLVPKFLEATIRHYGFMLKGLQEVAENCKGLNIPFHLLIGYAKDVLPSFVKEHRIGGVVTDFAPLRVPLQWVSDVSERLPKDVPLVQVDAHNIVPCWVASNKQEYGARTIRRKIHDQLSQFLTDFPPVITHPYNSKLVAEPIDWDKCCASLEVDRTVKEVEWAKPGSKAAMTVLHSFISERLKSFNADRNNPNCKALSNLSPWFHFGQLSVQRAILEVQKYRSKYKESVDSFVEEAVVRRELADNYCFYNKNYDTVQGAYDWAKNTLKDHAKDKRTHLYTLEKLESGKTHDPLWNAAQLQMVHEGKMHGFLRMYWAKKILEWTSSPEEALRFAIYLNDRFELDGRDPNGYVGCMWSICGIHDQGWAERAVFGKIRYMNYAGCKRKFDVAQFEQRYHPKKFTS, from the exons ATGTCTCAGAAGGCAAAGGCTCCAaagggaaaaaggggaggaagtGAAAGCGAGAAGTCTGGTGCCAGCCAGGAAGATGACGCCAAGACCAAATCAAGcgctgcatccaaaaatcaaggaaaAAGGAAACCCCAAGAAAATAAGAGGAAGTCTAAAGTAATAGCTGATGCGAGTACCAGTGAGGCCCCAGATGGCGATGCCAAGAAGAGGAAGACGCAAGAGAAAAAAGCTGTTAATATAGATGGAGATCTGCTGGAGGCAGTGAAGAAGGCTCGCTTAGGTGTTGCGAACTCTGTGTCTGACTTTAAATTTAACAAGAAGAGGGTACGGTTGGTGTCTCCAGAGGCGGACCTGAAAGATGATGCCCTGGGCATAGTGTATTGGATGTCCAGGGATCAGAGAGTTGAAG ATAACTGGGCCTTTCTGTATGCTCAGCGCCTGGCCCTGAAGCAAAAGCTCCCACTGCATGTCATCTTCTGTTTAGTTCCAAAGTTCTTAGAAGCCACCATTCGACACTATGGCTTCATGCTGAAGGGGCTGCAAGAGGTGGCGGAG AATTGTAAAGGTCTCAACATTCCCTTCCATTTGCTTATTGGATATGCAAAGGATGTTCTCCCAAGTTTTGTGAAAGAACATAGGATTGGTGGGGTGGTGACTGACTTTGCACCGCTGCGCGTCCCCTTGCAGTGGGTGTCCGATGTCTCTGAACGTTTACCGAAAGATGTTCCTCTTGTGcag GTGGATGCCCATAATATTGTCCCCTGCTGGGTTGCTTCCAATAAACAGGAGTATGGAGCTCGTACCATTCGGAGAAAAATCCATGACCAGCTCTCTCAGTTCCTCACTGATTTCCCTCCAGTCATTACTCATCCATACAACTCTAAGCTGGTGGCTGAG CCCATAGACTGGGATAAGTGCTGTGCCAGTTTGGAAGTAGATCGTACAGTTAAAGAAGTAGAATGGGCAAAACCAGGCTCCAAGGCGGCAATGACCGTGCTCCACTCGTTTATATCGGAACGGCTAAAATCTTTTAACGCTGACCGAAACAATCCGAACTGTAAAGCTCTCAGCAACCTGTCTCCATGGTTTCATTTTG GTCAGCTGTCAGTGCAGCGAGCTATCCTGGAGGTGCAGAAGTACCGCAGCAAGTACAAGGAGTCTGTGGACAGCTTTGTGGAGGAAGCTGTAGTGAGGAGAGAGCTGGCCGACAATTACTGTTTCTACAACAAAAACTATGACACGGTGCAAG GTGCATATGACTGGGCCAAGAATACTCTGAAAGATCACGCAAAGGACAAGCGGACACATCTTTATACTCTAGAGAAACTGGAGAGTGGGAAGACTCATGATCCTCTGTGGAACGCAGCTCAG TTGCAGATGGTGCATGAGGGTAAGATGCATGGCTTCTTGCGCATGTACTGGGCTAAGAAGATACTTGAGTGGACCAGTTCCCCAGAAGAAGCCTTACGTTTCGCCATTTATCTTAATGATCGCTTTGAGTTGGATGGACGTGATCCGAATGGCTATGTAG GTTGCATGTGGTCTATTTGTGGAATCCATGACCAGGGTTGGGCTGAAAGAGCTGTTTTTGGAAAAATTCGCTACATGAACTACGCGGGATGCAAAAGGAAATTTGACGTGGCTCAGTTTGAACAGCGCTATCACCCCAAGAAATTTACTTCGTAG